From one Peredibacter starrii genomic stretch:
- a CDS encoding HAMP domain-containing protein — MRRTSRAYQDESEREQLKQILLMVKAIRSGEFSMRLEMENDTLLGDIADVLNDINEINYNMANEFVRVGRIVGKEGKMTERVTIGSIKGAWSTSVDSVNTLITDLVQPTTEAARVITAVAKGDLSQKMVMEIEGQPLKGEFARIGITVNTMVDQLNSFASEVTRVAKEVGTEGKLGGQAEVKGVSGTWKDLTDNVNVLAGNLTAQVRNIAKVTTAVAKGDLSQKITVDARGEIYELKTTINVMVDQLSSFAAEVTRVAKEVGTEGRLGGQADVKGVSGTWKDLTDNVNGLANNLTAQVRNIAKVTTAVANGDLSQKITVDARGEILELKNTINTMVDTLRSFSAEVTRVAKEVGSEGKLGGQADVKGVSGTWKDLTDNVNGLAGNLTAQVRNIAKVTTAVAKGDLSQKITVDAKGEILELKNTINIMVDQLNSFAAEVTRVAKEVGTEGKLGGQAEVKGVSGTWKDLTDNVNVLAGNLTDQVRNIAKVTTAVANGDLSQKITVDAKGEIFELKNTINVMVDQLNSFAAEVTRVAKEVGTEGKLGGQADVKGVSGTWKDLTDNVNGLAGNLTDQVRNIAKVTTAVAKGDLSQKITVDAKGEILELKNTINTMVDQLNTFAGEVTRVAKEVGSEGKLGGQAEVKGVSGTWKDLTDNVNSLASNLTNQVRNIAKVTTAVAQGDLSQKITVDAKGEIYELKNTINVMVDQLNSFAAEVTRVAKEVGTEGRLGGQADVKGVSGTWKDLTDNVNVLAGNLTNQVRNIAKVTTAVAKGDLSQKITVDAKGEILELKNTINTMVDQLNTFAGEVTRVAKEVGTEGRLGGQAEVKGVSGTWKDLTDNVNSLAGNLTAQVRNIAKVTTAVAQGDLSQKITVDAKGEILELKNTINTMVDQLNSFAAEVTRVAKEVGTEGKLGGQADVKGVSGTWKDLTDNVNFMAGNLTKQVRGIVKVVTAVANGDLNQKFVLEAKGEVAALAETINNMTDTLRTFADQVSTVAREVGIEGKLGAQARVPGVAGTWKDLTDNVNFMASNLTKQVRGIVKVVTAVANGDLNQKFVLEAKGEVAALAETINSMTDTLRTFADQVTTTAREVGIEGKLGGQAKVPGAAGTWKDLTDNVNQLAGNLTTQIRAIAEVSTAVTEGDLTRSITVEAQGEVAALKDNINQMIGNLKDTTDKNHEQDWLKTNLAKFASMMQGQRSISSVAQLIMSELTPLVDAQQGTFFLMDQDNKPEPILSMIASYAFTERKNFQNHYKLRESLVGQCAFEKKKILVNKAPNDYVYVASSLGETKPVNIIVLPILFEGEVKAVIELASIHSFSHNYLNFLDQLVTSIGVVLNMIASSMRTEELLIELKKSNSELEAQAKELEEKAKLLEIKNQEVELASHSVEEKAEQLSLISKYKSEFLANMSHELRTPLNSLLILSKMLSENRETNMTDEQVKFAQTIYSSGCDLLALINEILDLSKVEAGKMPIVPRDVRVPEISEYLEHSFRPVANHKGIGFVIDATDEVKTLVVNTDVTRVQQILKNLLSNAFKFTEHGKVTLKIHQANVKGEQALVFAVTDTGIGIPKEKQSLIFEAFQQADGTTNRKYGGTGLGLTISRQIARLLGGSIEVQSTPGVGSTFTLYLPVHYRGQEGVPIETLPEKVEIIEEAPVLPVNADFNDKKVLVIDDDMRNIFAITVILERRGMEVLYADNGRAGIEKLKENPDVDVILMDIMMPEMGGIEATQEIRTMQEFKDLPIITLTAKAMKGDREKCLEAGATDYITKPVDTDNLLAIMHKWMKKNPSVSLGQ, encoded by the coding sequence GTGCGACGTACTTCTCGTGCTTATCAGGACGAATCTGAAAGAGAACAATTAAAGCAAATCCTTCTTATGGTTAAGGCCATTCGCAGCGGAGAGTTTTCGATGCGTCTGGAGATGGAGAACGATACTCTTCTAGGCGATATCGCCGATGTTCTCAATGATATCAATGAAATTAATTATAATATGGCGAACGAATTTGTTCGCGTGGGTCGCATCGTTGGTAAAGAAGGAAAGATGACTGAGCGTGTGACCATCGGCTCTATTAAAGGAGCATGGTCTACAAGTGTTGATTCAGTTAACACCTTAATTACCGATCTGGTTCAGCCAACAACTGAAGCCGCGAGAGTAATTACAGCGGTGGCAAAGGGTGACCTTTCACAAAAGATGGTGATGGAGATCGAAGGTCAGCCACTAAAAGGTGAATTTGCGCGAATTGGTATTACAGTAAATACCATGGTGGACCAGCTGAACTCTTTCGCGAGCGAGGTTACTCGTGTGGCGAAAGAGGTGGGTACTGAAGGGAAGCTGGGTGGTCAGGCCGAAGTAAAAGGTGTTTCTGGAACCTGGAAAGATCTGACAGATAACGTGAACGTTCTCGCCGGTAACCTTACAGCTCAGGTGCGAAACATTGCAAAGGTGACAACTGCCGTTGCTAAAGGTGATCTTTCTCAGAAAATTACCGTAGATGCCCGTGGGGAAATTTATGAACTAAAAACAACCATCAACGTCATGGTGGATCAACTTTCATCTTTTGCGGCCGAGGTTACTCGTGTGGCAAAAGAAGTGGGTACAGAAGGCCGTCTTGGTGGTCAGGCAGATGTAAAAGGTGTGTCCGGTACATGGAAAGATCTAACTGATAATGTGAATGGTCTGGCGAACAATCTAACAGCTCAGGTACGTAACATCGCCAAAGTAACAACGGCGGTTGCAAACGGTGACTTGTCACAGAAAATTACCGTAGATGCCCGAGGTGAGATTCTTGAACTTAAAAATACCATCAACACCATGGTGGACACACTTCGTTCATTCTCTGCCGAGGTTACTCGTGTGGCGAAAGAAGTAGGTAGTGAAGGTAAGCTGGGTGGCCAGGCGGATGTAAAAGGTGTGAGTGGTACTTGGAAAGATTTGACCGACAACGTGAATGGTCTAGCAGGAAACCTAACTGCACAAGTACGTAACATCGCGAAGGTAACAACGGCGGTTGCGAAAGGTGACCTTTCTCAGAAGATTACAGTAGATGCTAAGGGTGAAATCTTAGAACTAAAAAATACCATCAACATCATGGTGGATCAGCTGAACTCATTTGCGGCAGAGGTAACTCGTGTGGCTAAAGAAGTGGGGACAGAAGGAAAACTGGGTGGACAGGCCGAAGTGAAAGGTGTTTCTGGTACATGGAAAGACCTGACTGATAATGTGAACGTTCTCGCTGGTAACTTAACTGACCAAGTACGTAACATCGCGAAAGTGACAACCGCGGTTGCTAACGGTGACTTGTCTCAAAAGATTACGGTAGATGCTAAGGGTGAAATCTTCGAACTTAAGAATACCATTAACGTCATGGTGGATCAGCTGAACTCATTTGCGGCCGAGGTGACTCGTGTGGCGAAAGAAGTGGGTACCGAAGGAAAACTTGGCGGACAAGCCGATGTAAAAGGTGTGTCTGGTACATGGAAAGATCTAACTGATAATGTGAATGGTCTAGCTGGAAACCTTACCGATCAGGTACGTAACATTGCGAAGGTGACAACGGCGGTAGCTAAAGGTGACTTGTCTCAAAAGATTACCGTAGATGCAAAAGGTGAAATCTTAGAACTTAAAAACACCATCAATACCATGGTGGATCAGCTCAATACATTCGCCGGCGAGGTAACTCGTGTGGCGAAAGAAGTGGGGTCGGAAGGTAAGTTAGGTGGTCAGGCCGAAGTAAAAGGCGTGTCTGGTACTTGGAAAGATCTAACTGATAACGTGAACTCACTTGCATCAAACCTTACCAACCAGGTACGTAACATCGCGAAGGTGACGACTGCGGTTGCTCAAGGTGACTTATCACAAAAGATCACAGTAGATGCCAAAGGCGAAATTTACGAATTGAAAAATACCATCAACGTAATGGTGGATCAGCTTAACTCGTTTGCTGCCGAGGTAACTCGAGTGGCGAAGGAAGTGGGTACCGAAGGACGTCTTGGTGGTCAGGCAGATGTAAAAGGTGTGTCTGGTACCTGGAAAGATCTGACTGATAACGTGAACGTTCTGGCGGGTAACCTTACTAACCAGGTACGTAACATCGCAAAAGTAACAACTGCGGTAGCGAAAGGTGACTTATCACAAAAAATCACCGTAGATGCTAAAGGCGAGATCCTTGAACTTAAAAATACCATCAACACCATGGTGGATCAGCTCAATACATTTGCCGGCGAGGTAACTCGTGTGGCGAAAGAAGTGGGTACAGAAGGTCGTCTGGGTGGACAAGCTGAAGTGAAAGGCGTGTCGGGTACTTGGAAAGATCTTACTGATAATGTGAACTCACTAGCTGGTAACCTGACTGCGCAAGTTCGTAACATCGCCAAGGTGACGACTGCGGTGGCCCAAGGTGACTTATCACAAAAAATTACGGTTGATGCCAAGGGCGAGATCCTCGAACTTAAAAATACCATCAATACCATGGTGGATCAGCTGAACTCATTTGCCGCCGAGGTAACTCGAGTGGCGAAAGAAGTGGGTACCGAAGGAAAACTAGGTGGTCAGGCAGACGTAAAAGGTGTGTCTGGTACTTGGAAAGACCTGACTGATAACGTGAACTTCATGGCCGGTAACCTCACTAAGCAAGTGCGAGGTATCGTGAAGGTTGTGACCGCGGTAGCAAACGGTGACTTGAACCAGAAATTCGTTCTTGAAGCCAAAGGTGAAGTTGCGGCCCTTGCGGAGACGATCAACAACATGACCGACACTCTTAGAACATTTGCGGATCAGGTGTCGACGGTTGCTCGTGAGGTAGGTATCGAAGGTAAACTTGGAGCACAGGCGCGTGTGCCTGGTGTGGCCGGTACTTGGAAAGATTTAACTGATAACGTGAATTTCATGGCATCTAACCTTACTAAGCAAGTGCGAGGTATCGTAAAAGTTGTGACCGCGGTCGCAAATGGTGACCTGAACCAGAAATTCGTACTTGAAGCGAAAGGGGAAGTGGCGGCCCTTGCTGAAACAATTAACAGCATGACTGACACTCTTCGAACTTTTGCGGATCAGGTAACAACCACTGCGAGAGAAGTAGGTATTGAAGGTAAACTGGGTGGACAAGCGAAAGTTCCAGGTGCGGCCGGTACTTGGAAAGATTTGACTGACAACGTGAACCAACTTGCCGGAAATCTAACAACTCAGATCCGTGCCATTGCTGAAGTATCAACTGCGGTGACGGAAGGGGATTTAACTCGATCAATTACCGTAGAAGCTCAGGGTGAGGTTGCTGCCCTAAAAGATAATATTAACCAGATGATTGGTAACTTGAAAGATACAACTGATAAGAACCACGAGCAAGACTGGTTAAAAACAAACCTCGCTAAATTTGCGAGTATGATGCAAGGTCAGAGATCAATAAGCTCTGTGGCCCAGCTGATTATGTCTGAGTTGACTCCGCTTGTGGATGCCCAACAAGGTACGTTCTTCCTGATGGATCAGGACAATAAACCAGAACCAATTCTTTCAATGATTGCGAGCTATGCTTTCACTGAAAGGAAAAACTTCCAAAACCACTATAAATTACGCGAAAGCCTGGTCGGACAATGTGCATTTGAAAAGAAAAAGATTCTGGTAAATAAAGCACCAAATGATTATGTCTATGTGGCATCAAGCTTAGGTGAAACGAAGCCAGTAAATATCATTGTACTTCCAATTCTGTTCGAGGGTGAAGTGAAGGCCGTGATTGAACTTGCTTCGATCCATTCATTCTCACATAACTACCTCAACTTCCTTGATCAGCTTGTGACAAGTATCGGGGTAGTATTGAACATGATCGCTTCTTCAATGAGAACAGAAGAACTTCTTATTGAACTTAAGAAGTCGAACTCTGAACTTGAAGCTCAAGCAAAAGAACTTGAAGAAAAAGCGAAACTTCTTGAAATTAAGAACCAGGAAGTGGAGCTTGCCTCTCACTCAGTGGAAGAGAAGGCCGAGCAGCTTTCACTTATCTCAAAATATAAGTCCGAGTTCCTGGCCAATATGTCCCACGAGCTTAGAACTCCGCTGAATAGCTTGTTAATTTTATCTAAGATGTTATCTGAGAACCGTGAAACGAATATGACAGATGAGCAAGTGAAGTTCGCTCAAACAATCTATTCTTCGGGGTGTGATCTTCTTGCATTGATTAATGAAATCCTGGATCTTTCGAAAGTTGAAGCAGGGAAAATGCCAATCGTTCCTCGTGATGTGAGAGTGCCGGAGATTTCTGAGTACCTCGAGCATAGCTTCCGTCCGGTTGCAAATCACAAAGGCATTGGCTTCGTGATTGACGCCACAGATGAAGTTAAAACTCTCGTGGTGAATACCGATGTAACGAGAGTTCAGCAGATTCTTAAAAATCTTCTTTCTAATGCCTTTAAGTTTACTGAGCACGGTAAGGTGACTTTGAAAATTCATCAGGCCAACGTAAAAGGTGAGCAGGCACTGGTGTTTGCTGTAACTGATACGGGAATTGGTATCCCGAAAGAAAAGCAGAGCCTGATTTTTGAGGCCTTCCAGCAGGCCGACGGTACGACAAACCGTAAGTATGGTGGGACTGGTTTGGGTCTAACAATCAGCCGTCAAATTGCTCGACTCCTTGGTGGTAGCATTGAAGTGCAGAGTACACCCGGAGTTGGAAGTACATTCACACTCTATCTACCAGTGCATTACCGTGGTCAAGAAGGTGTTCCTATTGAAACTTTGCCTGAAAAAGTAGAGATCATTGAAGAGGCCCCAGTACTACCTGTAAATGCAGATTTCAATGATAAGAAGGTTCTGGTGATTGATGACGACATGAGAAACATCTTTGCCATTACGGTCATTCTAGAGAGACGCGGTATGGAAGTTCTTTATGCTGATAATGGTCGCGCCGGGATTGAAAAATTAAAAGAGAATCCAGATGTAGATGTGATCCTGATGGATATCATGATGCCTGAGATGGGTGGAATTGAGGCCACTCAAGAGATTCGCACAATGCAGGAGTTCAAAGATCTTCCAATTATCACCCTCACTGCAAAAGCGATGAAGGGAGATCGTGAGAAGTGTCTTGAAGCAGGAGCGACAGATTATATTACGAAGCCGGTGGACACGGATAATCTCCTGGCCATCATGCATAAATGGATGAAGAAAAATCCTTCAGTAAGCTTGGGGCAATGA
- a CDS encoding DUF5985 family protein, with the protein MASAVYILCAITSFVCALLLFRAYKENRFRLLFWCAIAFTGFTLNNILLFLDEKVVHNIDMSTIRTIPGTIAIILMVYGLIKEET; encoded by the coding sequence ATGGCATCGGCGGTTTACATTCTTTGTGCAATTACTAGCTTTGTTTGTGCGCTTCTTCTTTTCCGGGCCTACAAAGAAAATCGTTTTCGATTGCTCTTTTGGTGTGCGATTGCCTTCACCGGATTTACTCTGAACAACATACTTTTATTTCTGGATGAAAAAGTCGTTCATAATATAGATATGTCTACGATCAGAACAATTCCGGGGACGATTGCAATCATACTCATGGTGTATGGTTTAATTAAAGAAGAGACTTAG
- a CDS encoding DUF5985 family protein, whose amino-acid sequence MHLPPYSFFSGVIMMGTLMTGLFFWKFWKKTYDKLFLFFSYAFFLMSFERLLLGYIGGAKEISPLIYLIRLGAYSLIIIAIYRKNQESSS is encoded by the coding sequence ATGCATTTACCACCATATTCATTTTTTTCAGGTGTCATTATGATGGGGACTCTGATGACGGGTCTTTTCTTTTGGAAGTTTTGGAAAAAGACTTATGACAAACTCTTTCTTTTCTTTTCGTATGCATTCTTCCTTATGTCGTTTGAGAGATTGCTGTTGGGTTACATTGGTGGAGCAAAAGAAATAAGCCCCCTCATCTACTTAATTCGATTGGGGGCCTACTCATTAATTATTATTGCAATCTATCGTAAGAACCAGGAATCCTCTTCTTAG
- a CDS encoding L,D-transpeptidase — translation MKHLLMIALLLSANAVWSRRGPIPHERTDTPKMKNTTTGRFLYLGDVPKFEGNELEITISKILLTARVTAHVNQGRINTYANQLFMRWKAINDASTDPAFSFHPLVKISKLAEDKPLNTRAWAKIAEQYSSHILDGQEGIYLDKRNEKNYVSNQQEDEYENLISEAHFKYLFDTNERPEDVINDNAKLEQLLSEQNSQRLFKKHMGHLYTASSDRAGYSGYLTFVYPIAATVEGPFDQPKEQTTDLKTAESIEARWWSDKWKDEFGGFPFLLIEWSGVAFHGPITNYSPMDVWYLRRGYVSHGCHRMDSSDILELRALMPADLKKAANKIKVTVLDYFDVTDWNKDGVVEAIDVKYYNIPGSIAVPKGKTIDEAIAPYLVENQKSRFINANQYAEKFYTKATDTLKNIPKYEIVNKKLTRNGTHSEVGLYRFDYRPNRIIQYTEAGYKLMGFDDTFGKYPPKYFQKY, via the coding sequence ATGAAACATTTGCTGATGATTGCACTTCTTTTGTCTGCTAACGCTGTTTGGTCAAGAAGAGGACCAATTCCGCACGAGCGTACAGATACCCCTAAAATGAAAAACACTACGACTGGCCGGTTTCTTTATCTAGGTGACGTACCTAAGTTTGAAGGAAATGAGTTAGAGATCACTATTTCTAAAATTCTTCTCACTGCCCGTGTAACGGCCCATGTAAATCAAGGTCGTATTAATACTTACGCTAACCAATTATTCATGCGCTGGAAGGCGATTAATGATGCTTCTACTGATCCGGCCTTCTCATTTCACCCACTGGTTAAAATTAGCAAACTGGCCGAAGACAAGCCTCTTAATACCCGAGCTTGGGCCAAGATCGCTGAACAATATTCTTCACACATCCTGGATGGCCAGGAAGGCATTTACCTCGATAAGCGTAATGAGAAGAACTATGTAAGCAATCAACAAGAAGATGAGTATGAGAACTTGATCTCTGAGGCCCACTTCAAATACTTATTTGATACAAATGAAAGACCTGAAGATGTTATTAATGATAATGCTAAACTTGAACAGCTTCTTTCTGAGCAAAATTCACAAAGACTTTTCAAAAAGCACATGGGTCACTTGTATACAGCAAGCTCGGATAGAGCGGGCTATTCTGGCTATCTGACTTTTGTATATCCGATTGCTGCGACAGTTGAAGGTCCATTTGATCAGCCAAAAGAACAAACAACTGATCTTAAAACAGCTGAATCAATTGAAGCTCGTTGGTGGTCAGATAAATGGAAAGATGAGTTTGGTGGTTTCCCGTTCCTACTCATTGAATGGAGTGGTGTGGCCTTCCATGGTCCGATCACAAACTATTCACCAATGGACGTTTGGTACTTACGTCGTGGTTATGTGTCTCACGGCTGCCACCGTATGGATTCATCAGACATTCTGGAGCTTCGTGCCCTAATGCCGGCCGATCTTAAAAAGGCCGCGAACAAGATTAAAGTGACTGTACTTGATTACTTTGACGTTACTGATTGGAACAAAGATGGTGTAGTTGAGGCCATTGACGTGAAGTACTATAACATTCCTGGTTCTATCGCCGTACCGAAAGGCAAAACGATCGATGAGGCGATTGCCCCGTACTTAGTGGAAAATCAAAAATCAAGATTTATCAATGCTAACCAGTACGCTGAAAAGTTTTATACTAAAGCGACTGATACTCTGAAGAACATTCCTAAGTATGAGATCGTTAATAAAAAACTTACTCGCAACGGAACACATTCAGAAGTTGGCCTTTACCGCTTTGACTATCGTCCAAACCGCATCATTCAGTATACTGAGGCCGGTTATAAGCTTATGGGCTTTGACGATACCTTCGGGAAATATCCGCCAAAGTATTTCCAGAAATACTAA
- a CDS encoding pyridoxamine 5'-phosphate oxidase family protein — translation MSNMEMDLERLAGLISDIQFTMLTTVSDDGSIHSRPMATQKLDEKNFDGTLWFFSKKTSHKNHCIEKDQHVNLAYANPSKQRYVSVSGRANIVEDRSKMQELWTPTLKAWFPEGLMDPEISLISVKIESAEIWDSPSSKMVQMVGMVKSAVTGKPLSQNATKSQHIEIRH, via the coding sequence ATGAGTAATATGGAAATGGATTTGGAGCGGCTGGCAGGTCTTATCAGCGACATCCAGTTCACTATGCTGACAACAGTTAGTGATGACGGCTCAATTCATAGTCGTCCGATGGCAACCCAAAAATTAGACGAAAAAAACTTTGATGGTACGCTCTGGTTTTTCTCAAAGAAAACATCCCATAAAAATCACTGTATCGAGAAAGATCAGCATGTGAACCTCGCCTACGCCAATCCTAGTAAGCAGCGCTATGTTTCTGTTTCAGGCAGAGCGAATATCGTCGAGGATCGAAGTAAGATGCAAGAACTCTGGACTCCAACTCTAAAGGCGTGGTTTCCGGAAGGTCTTATGGACCCCGAAATCTCTCTGATCAGTGTGAAGATTGAGAGCGCAGAAATATGGGACTCACCATCCAGTAAAATGGTTCAAATGGTAGGTATGGTGAAATCAGCAGTGACAGGAAAACCTCTTTCTCAAAATGCGACTAAAAGTCAGCATATTGAGATCAGACACTAA
- a CDS encoding deoxyhypusine synthase family protein: protein MTTKGPVSQFMDHHYRHFNAAAMMDATKAYEAHIASGGKMMVTLAGAMSTAELGLSLAEMIRNGKVHAISCTGANLEEDIYNLVAHEHYERIPDWRALTKEAEQDLYDRHLNRVTDTCIPEEAAMRKIWAVMANEWAEAEAKGERCFPHEFFYRALLKGKFKNDYQIDPKNSWMLAAAEKNIPMVVPGWEDSTLGNMYASFCMRGEVKNVHTVRTGIEYMTSLAEWYMKTAETSSIGFFQIGGGIAGDFPICVVPMIRQDLEKDDIRLWGYFCQISDSTTSYGSYSGAVPNEKITWGKLSKETPSFIVESDATIVAPLMFAHILGW from the coding sequence ATGACAACTAAAGGACCTGTTTCTCAATTTATGGATCACCACTACCGTCACTTCAACGCTGCTGCGATGATGGACGCTACTAAAGCTTATGAAGCTCACATCGCTTCTGGTGGTAAAATGATGGTAACACTTGCAGGAGCTATGTCGACTGCTGAGCTTGGCCTTTCACTTGCTGAAATGATCCGTAACGGAAAAGTACATGCGATCTCATGTACAGGTGCAAACCTTGAAGAAGATATTTATAACCTTGTCGCTCACGAGCACTATGAGCGCATCCCTGACTGGCGTGCCCTTACAAAAGAAGCTGAGCAAGATCTTTACGACCGTCACCTTAACCGCGTAACTGATACTTGTATTCCAGAAGAAGCTGCTATGAGAAAAATCTGGGCAGTTATGGCCAACGAATGGGCAGAAGCAGAAGCGAAAGGCGAACGTTGTTTCCCTCACGAATTCTTCTACCGTGCTCTTCTAAAAGGTAAATTCAAGAACGATTACCAAATCGATCCGAAAAACTCTTGGATGCTGGCCGCTGCTGAAAAGAACATCCCAATGGTAGTTCCTGGTTGGGAAGATTCAACTCTTGGTAACATGTATGCTTCATTCTGCATGCGTGGCGAAGTGAAGAACGTTCACACAGTAAGAACTGGTATCGAATACATGACTTCTCTAGCTGAGTGGTACATGAAAACGGCCGAAACAAGCTCAATCGGTTTCTTCCAAATCGGTGGCGGTATCGCTGGTGACTTCCCGATTTGTGTTGTTCCAATGATCCGTCAGGACCTTGAGAAAGATGATATCCGTCTTTGGGGTTACTTCTGTCAGATTTCTGATTCAACAACTTCATATGGTTCGTACTCAGGTGCGGTACCAAACGAGAAGATCACTTGGGGGAAACTTTCAAAAGAAACTCCAAGCTTCATCGTAGAGTCGGATGCGACTATTGTTGCTCCTCTAATGTTCGCCCACATCCTAGGCTGGTAA
- a CDS encoding adenosine deaminase family protein encodes MTKYTDAFIKEMPKSDLHLHLDGSLRIPSLIEMAKKLKINLPSFTEAGLRELVFKDTYESLPDYLHGFQYTCSALRDLENIEQASYELAVDNQNEGVVYIEPRFAPQLLVDVENGLTMETVLEATYKGLERAKKEYNNRPEVKNGSKPEFHYGIISCAMRKFGPKGYSPFYTRFFKSMEYSREMEVLQAGALQMVKAAVKIRDEKGIPIVGIDLAGQESGYPPGKFKTVYDYAHKNFMHKTVHAGEAYGAESIFQAITECHADRIGHGYYLFDENKIVDPAVTDKKKYLNDLITFVADKRTTIEVCLTSNLQTNPEIKSIKDHYFKEMLKNRMSVTICTDNRLVSNTTVSREFKLALDNFEIQPKHLKDIVAYGFKKSFYPGQYIEKRNWAKKVVQHFDEVAKKHGIIDHV; translated from the coding sequence ATGACTAAATACACAGACGCTTTTATCAAAGAAATGCCAAAGTCCGATTTGCATTTGCACTTGGACGGATCACTGAGAATTCCTTCTCTGATCGAAATGGCGAAAAAACTAAAAATTAACCTTCCCTCTTTCACTGAAGCTGGTCTTCGCGAGTTGGTGTTCAAAGACACTTACGAAAGTCTTCCAGATTACCTTCACGGTTTTCAGTACACTTGTTCGGCCCTAAGAGATCTCGAGAACATCGAGCAGGCCTCTTACGAACTTGCGGTCGATAACCAAAATGAAGGTGTGGTTTATATCGAACCACGTTTTGCTCCTCAGCTTTTAGTGGACGTTGAAAATGGTCTGACCATGGAGACGGTTCTTGAGGCCACGTATAAGGGTCTAGAACGCGCTAAAAAGGAATACAACAATCGTCCTGAAGTGAAGAACGGCTCTAAGCCAGAATTCCATTACGGGATCATTAGCTGTGCCATGAGAAAGTTCGGCCCTAAAGGCTACTCTCCCTTCTACACTCGATTCTTCAAATCGATGGAGTACTCGAGAGAGATGGAAGTTCTTCAGGCCGGTGCTCTTCAGATGGTGAAGGCCGCTGTTAAAATCCGCGATGAGAAAGGTATTCCTATCGTTGGTATCGATCTAGCGGGCCAGGAATCTGGTTACCCACCAGGGAAATTCAAGACAGTTTACGATTACGCTCATAAGAACTTCATGCACAAGACTGTTCACGCAGGTGAAGCTTACGGTGCAGAAAGTATTTTCCAAGCGATTACTGAGTGTCACGCTGACCGTATCGGTCACGGTTACTACTTGTTCGACGAAAATAAGATTGTTGATCCAGCTGTAACGGACAAGAAGAAGTATCTGAATGACCTCATTACTTTCGTTGCTGATAAACGCACAACGATTGAAGTGTGTCTGACATCAAACCTTCAAACAAACCCTGAAATCAAGTCGATCAAAGATCACTACTTCAAGGAAATGCTGAAGAACCGTATGTCGGTAACAATTTGTACTGATAACCGTCTTGTTTCGAATACGACAGTATCTCGCGAGTTCAAACTTGCTCTGGATAACTTTGAAATTCAGCCGAAGCACTTAAAAGATATCGTTGCTTACGGGTTTAAGAAGAGCTTCTACCCTGGCCAGTACATTGAAAAACGTAACTGGGCGAAGAAAGTGGTTCAGCACTTTGACGAAGTGGCGAAGAAACACGGAATTATTGATCACGTTTAA
- a CDS encoding ORF6N domain-containing protein encodes MKQIEKFIYTIRGQRVMLDSDLAELYGVTNKRLSEQVRRNLSRFPSDFMFECDLSELDDLRSQFAAANPLSGWNTKRRTMPMLFTESGVAMLSTVLNSERAIQVNISIIRTFIKLRSFLSMESSASNKVDELERKTNKLFKIVFERMDSYEEAVTPKLPPHRKKIGLKRDQ; translated from the coding sequence ATGAAACAAATCGAAAAATTCATTTATACAATTCGTGGGCAGAGAGTGATGTTGGATTCGGATCTGGCTGAGCTTTATGGAGTAACCAACAAGCGACTTAGTGAGCAGGTAAGGCGTAATCTCTCTAGGTTCCCATCCGATTTCATGTTCGAATGTGATTTAAGTGAGTTAGACGATTTGCGGTCGCAATTTGCGGCCGCAAATCCGCTAAGTGGTTGGAATACCAAAAGAAGAACAATGCCAATGTTGTTCACAGAAAGTGGCGTGGCCATGCTTTCAACGGTGCTTAATAGTGAGCGCGCCATTCAGGTCAACATCTCCATCATCCGCACTTTTATCAAACTCAGAAGCTTCCTGAGTATGGAAAGCTCTGCCTCAAATAAGGTCGACGAACTCGAAAGAAAGACCAATAAACTTTTTAAAATTGTTTTTGAAAGGATGGATTCTTACGAGGAGGCAGTAACACCAAAGTTACCACCTCATCGAAAGAAAATAGGTCTTAAACGTGATCAATAA